In one window of Cynocephalus volans isolate mCynVol1 chromosome 6, mCynVol1.pri, whole genome shotgun sequence DNA:
- the ASPN gene encoding asporin translates to MKEYMLLLFLVLCSAKPFSSPSYMTLKNMMLKDMEDIDDDDDDNSLFPTREPRNSFFPFDLFPMCPFGCQCYSRVVHCSDLGLTSVPSNIPFDTRMVDLQNNKIKEIKENDFKGLTSLYALILNNNKLTKIHPKTFLTTKKLRRLYLSHNQLSEIPLNLPKSLAELRIHDNKLKKIQKDTFKGMNALHVLEMSANPLDNNGIEPGAFEGVTVFYIRIAEAKLTSIPKELPSTLLELHLDFNKISTVELEDFKRYKELQRLGLGNNRIADIENGSLANIPRVREIHLENNKLKKIPSGLQELKYLQIIFLHSNSITKVGVNDFCPTVPKMKKSLYSAISLFNNPVKYWEIQPASFRCVLSRMSVQLGNFRK, encoded by the exons ATGAAGGAATACATGCTCCTACTGTTCCTGGTCTTGTGCTCTGCCAAACCCTTCTCTAGCCCTTCGTACATGACACTGAAGAATATGATGCTCAAGGACATGGAAGACATAGATGACGATGATGACGACAACTCTCTTTTTCCAACAAGAGAGCCAAGAAACTCCTTTTTCCCATTCGATCTGTTTCCAATGTGTCCATTTGGATGTCAGTGCTACTCACGAGTTGTACACTGTTCTGATCTAG GTTTGACCTCAGTCCCAAGCAACATTCCATTTGATACTCGAATGGTTGAccttcaaaacaataaaattaaggaaatcaaagaaaacgATTTTAAAGGACTCACTTCACTTTAC GCTCTAATTCTAAACAACAACAAGCTAACAAAGATTCACCCAAAAACCTTTTTAACCACAAAGAAGCTGCGAAGGCTGTATTTGTCCCACAATCAACTAAGTGAAATACCACTTAATCTTCCCAAATCCTTAGCAGAACTCAGAATTCATGataataaacttaagaaaatacaaaaggacACATTCAAAGGAATGAATGCTTTACATGTTTTGG AAATGAGTGCAAATCCTCTTGATAATAATGGAATAGAGCCAGGAGCATTTGAAGGGGTGACGGTGTTCTATATCAGAATTGCAGAAGCAAAACTGACCTCAATTCCTAAag AACTACCTTCAACTTTATTGGAGCTTCAtttagattttaataaaatttcaactGTGGAACTTGAGGATTTTAAACGATACAAAGAACTGCAAAG gCTGGGCTTAGGAAACAACAGAATCGCTGATATTGAAAATGGAAGTCTTGCTAACATACCACGTGTGAGAGAAATACACTTGGAAaacaataaactaaaaaaaatccCTTCCGGATTACAGGAGTTGAAATACCTCCAG ATAATCTTCCTTCATTCTAATTCAATTACAAAAGTGGGAGTGAACGACTTCTGTCCAACAGTGCCAAAGATGAAGAAATCTTTATACAGTGCAATAAGTTTATTCAACAATCCGGTGAAGTACTGGGAAATACAACCTGCATCATTTCGCTGTGTTTTGAGCAGAATGAGTGTTCAGCTTGGGAACTTTAGAAAGTAA